From a single Pararge aegeria chromosome 16, ilParAegt1.1, whole genome shotgun sequence genomic region:
- the LOC120630409 gene encoding uncharacterized protein LOC120630409 has translation MLYEAFMAGVWSSLGSTVGKLSGTHFVVGDSYLIWAGLLVIMMLVNTWGCRCYLRSLDAAKNSVAPTVISSASSYILSGIFGVILFNEAASITWWLGTALIVQGLALVARQQK, from the exons atgctGTATGAGGCTTTTATGGCTGGTGTCTGGTCATCATTGGGTAGTACTGTAGGTAAACTATCAGGAACTCACTTTGTTGTA GGCGACAGTTATTTAATATGGGCTGGTTTGCTTGTCATAATGATGCTAGTTAATACCTGGGGTTGCAGGTGTTACCTACGTTCACTTGACGCAGCAAAAAACTCTGTAGCACCAACGGTTATATCTTCTGCATCTAGCTATATTTTATCT GGTATTTTTGGAGTTATACTGTTCAATGAAGCCGCGTCGATCACATGGTGGCTTGGAACTGCGCTCATCGTCCAAGGCTTGGCGTTAGTTGCGCGACAACAAAAATAA
- the LOC120630351 gene encoding anamorsin homolog, producing the protein MNNIKSGNNVLILWNNNDPNDLSNLVNEIQKLNASVVLENSSMIAEDSRPLSSFDVILSNWLPPHSMQHSDSLLALLIKLLKPSGKIILKDKIDISSALKLNGFLNVTKIEENVFSAEKPKFEVGAKVFLKLNNKPAVWKLDDTVEEAWAGSNDDEIIDSDVLLDEDDLIKPDQQSLRVCATTGKRKACADCSCGLAEELKGETKETPKSSCGSCYLGDAFRCATCPYLGMPAFKPGEKVMLDLKSDI; encoded by the exons ATGAATAACATCAAAAGTGGAAACAACGTATTAATCCTGTGGAACAACAATGACCCAAATGATCTAAGTAATTTAGTCAATGAAATTCAAAAACTTAATGCCTCTGTTGTTCTAGAAAACTCGAGTATGATTGCTGAAG ATTCGAGGCCTCTTTCATCATTCGACGTGATATTATCGAACTGGTTGCCTCCACACTCAATGCAGCACAGTGATAGCCTACTTGCTCTTTTAATTAAGCTATTAAAACCCAGTGGTAAAATTATTCTCAAAGACAAAATAGATATTAGTTCAGCGCTCAAACTAAATGGATTTTTAAATGTCacaaaaattgaagaaaatgtATTCTCTGCAGAAAAACCAAAATTTGAG GTGGGTGCAAAAGTATTCCTTAAGTTAAATAACAAGCCAGCTGTATGGAAACTAGATGATACAGTGGAAGAAGCATGGGCGGGGTccaatgatgatgaaattattgACTCGGATGTTTTGCTAGATGAGGATGACTTAATAAAGCCAGATCAGCAGTCTTTACGAG TTTGTGCTACAACCGGAAAACGAAAGGCGTGTGCAGATTGTTCTTGTGGCTTAGCTGAAGAGTTAAAAGGGGAGACCAAAGAAACACCGAAATCGTCCTGCGGCAGT TGTTACCTCGGCGACGCGTTCCGTTGTGCCACGTGTCCTTACCTCGGGATGCCTGCCTTCAAACCGGGCGAAAAGGTTATGTTGGACCTCAAGTCGGATATATGA